One genomic window of Cuculus canorus isolate bCucCan1 chromosome 11, bCucCan1.pri, whole genome shotgun sequence includes the following:
- the BRPF1 gene encoding peregrin isoform X2 produces MGVDFDVKTFCHNLRATKPPYECPVGTCRKIYKSYSGIEYHLYHYDHDNPPPPQHTPLRKHKKKGRQARAANKQSPNPSETSQSPGREVMTYAQAQRMVEVDLHGRVHRISIFDNLDVVSEDEEVPEEVPENGSNKENTETQSVPPKSGKHKNKEKRKDSNHHHHNASAGTAPKLPEVVYRELEQDTPDAPPRPTSYYRYIEKSAEELDEEVEYDMDEEDYIWLDIMNERRKTEGVSPIPQEIFEYLMDRLEKESYFESHNKGDPNALVDEDAVCCICNDGECQNSNVILFCDMCNLAVHQECYGVPYIPEGQWLCRRCLQSPSRAVDCALCPNKGGAFKQTDDGRWAHVVCALWIPEVCFANTVFLEPIDSIEHIPPARWKLTCYICKQRGSGACIQCHKANCYTAFHVTCAQQAGLYMKMEPVRETGANGTSFSVRKTAYCDIHTPPGSVRRLPALSHSEGEEEEEEEEEEGKGWSSEKVKKAKAKSRIKMKKARKILAEKRAAAPVVSVPCIPPHRLSKITNRLTIQRKSQFMQRLHSYWTLKRQSRNGVPLLRRLQTHLQSQRNCDQRDTEDKNWALKEQLKSWQRLRHDLERARLLVELIRKREKLKRETIKVQQVALEMQLTPFLILLRKTLEQLQEKDTGNIFSEPVPLSEVTEIYEVPDYLDHIKKPMDFQTMKQNLEAYRYLNFDDFEEDFNLIINNCLKYNAKDTIFYRAAIRLREQGGAVLRQARRQAEKMGIDFETGMHFPHCVTVEEAQVQDIEDDVRLLLSENQKHLPLEEQLKILLERLDEVNAGKQSIGRSRRAKMIKKEITVLRRKLAHPRDLGRDGLERHSSSARGVLQSHNPCEKDLQTDSAAEESSSQETGKGLGPNSSSTPAHEVGRRTSVLFSKKNPKTAGPPKRPGRPPKNRDSQITPGHGNSPIGPPQLPIMVSSQRQRKRGRSPRPSSSSDSDSDKSPEDGPMDLPANGFSSGNQPVKKSFLVYRNDCNLPRSSSDSESSSSSSSSAASDRTSTTPSKQGRGKPSFSRVNFPEDSSEDTSGTENESYSVGTGRGVGHGMVRKGMGRGAGWLSEDEDSSLDALDLVWAKCRGYPSYPALIIDPKMPREGMFHHGVPIPVPPLEVLKLGEQMTQEAREHLYLVLFFDNKRTWWPPAPRRQWLPRTKLVPLGVNQDLDKEKMLEGRKSNIRKSVQIAYHRAMQHRNKVQGEQSSDSSESD; encoded by the exons ATGGGCGTAGATTTCGACGTGAAGACCTTCTGCCACAACCTGCGCGCCACCAAGCCGCCCTACGAGTGCCCGGTGGGAACCTGCCGCAAGATCTACAAGAGCTACAGCGGGATCGAGTACCACCTGTACCACTATGACCATGACAaccctcccccaccccagcacaCCCCCCTGCGCAAGCACAAGAAGAAGGGGCGCCAGGCTCGCGCCGCCAACAAGCAGTCGCCCAACCCTTCCGAGACTTCCCAGTCACCCGGACGAGAGGTGATGACCTACGCCCAGGCCCAGCGCATGGTGGAGGTGGACTTGCATGGCCGCGTCCATCGCATCAGCATCTTTGATAACCTCGACGTGGTTTCCGAGGATGAGGAGGTTCCCGAGGAGGTGCCAGAGAATGGGAGCAATAAGGAGAACACGGAGACCCAGAGCGTCCCACCCAAATCCGGCAAGCACAAGAACAAGGAGAAGCGTAAGGACTCCAACCACCATCACCACAATGCCTCAGCTGGCACTGCTCCCAAGCTCCCTGAGGTGGTGTACCGGGAGCTGGAGCAGGACACCCCCGACGCCCCACCTCGCCCCACTTCCTACTACAG GTACATTGAAAAGTCAGCAGAAGAGCTGGATGAGGAGGTGGAGTACGACATGGATGAGGAGGATTACATCTGGCTGGACATCATGAATGAGCGGCGGAAGACCGAAGGTGTGAGCCCCATTCCCCAAGAGATCTTTGAGTACCTGATGGACCGGCTGGAGAAGGAGTCCTACTTTGAGAGCCACAACAAGGGGGATCCAAACGCCTTGGTGGATGAGGATGCCGTCTGTTGCATCTGCAATGATGGGGAGTGTCAGAACAGCAATGTCATCCTCTTCTGCGACATGTGCAACCTGGCCGTGCATCAGGAGTGCTATGGGGTGCCCTACATCCCAGAGGGACAGTGGCTCTGCAGACGGTGCCTGCAGTCACCCTCACGAGCCGTGGACTGCGCCCTCTGCCCGAACAAGGGCGGGGCCTTCAAGCAGACGGACGATGGGCGCTGGGCACATGTGGTCTGTGCGCTCTGGATCCCAGAGGTGTGCTTTGCCAACACCGTCTTTCTGGAACCCATCGACAGCATCGAGCACATCCCACCTGCACGATGGAAGCTGACCTGTTACATCTGCAAGCAGCGCGGCTCTGGGGCTTGCATCCAGTGTCACAAAGCCAACTGCTACACCGCCTTCCATGTCACCTGTGCCCAGCAAGCTGGGCTCTACATGAAGATGGAGCCAGTCCGGGAGACAGGAGCCAATGGCACCTCCTTCAGCGTGCGCAAAACCGCCTACTGCGACATCCATACGCCCCCAGGCTCTGTGCGCAGGCTTCCTGCCCTCTCTCACAgtgagggggaagaggaggaggaggaagaagaggaggaagggaaaggctGGAGCTCTGAGAAAGTCAAAAAAGCAAAGGCCAAGTCTAGGATCAAGATGAAGAAGGCACGGAAGATCCTGGCGGAGAAACGAGCTGCAGCGCCTGTGGTTTCTGTGCCCTGCATCCCCCCGCACAG GCTCAGTAAAATCACAAACCGTTTAACCATCCAGAGGAAGAGCCAGTTCATGCAGAGACTGCACAGCTACTGGACTCTGAAGAGGCAGTCCCGCAACGGCGTCCCTTTGCTCCGCCGTCTTCAGACACATTTGCAGTCACAAAGAAACTGCGACCAG AGAGACACTGAGGATAAGAACTGGGCCCTGAAGGAACAGCTGAAGTCATGGCAGCGCCTCCGCCATGACCTAGAGCGTGCACGCTTGCTGGTGGAGCTGATACGCAAGCGGGAGAAGCTCAAGAGAGAGACG ATCAAAGTGCAGCAGGTGGCACTGGAAATGCAGCTGACCcccttcctcatcctcctccgCAAGACACTcgagcagctgcaggagaaagacACGGGCAACATCTTCAGCGAGCCGGTCCCTCTGTCTGAGGTAACAGAAATCTACGAA GTCCCAGACTACCTGGATCACATCAAGAAGCCGATGGATTTtcaaacaatgaaacaaaacctgGAAGCCTATCGCTATCTGAATTTTGATGACTTTGAGGAGGATTTCAACCTGATTATCAACAACTGTTTGAAATACAATGCCAAAGATACAATCTTCTACCGGGCAGCCATCCGTCTGCGGGAGCAGGGAGGCGCTGTTCTCCGGCAGGCTCGCCGACAGGCCGAGAAGATGGGCATTGACTTTGAGACAGGCATGCACTTCCCCCACTGTGTAACAGTGGAAGAGGCTCAGGTCCAAGACATCGAGGATG ACGTACGGCTGCTGCTCTCAGAGAATCAGAAGCACCTTCCCTTGGAGGAGCAACTGAAGATCCTGCTGGAGCGGCTGGATGAGGTCAACGCTGGCAAGCAGAGCATAGGACGGTCCCGCCGGGCCAAGATGATCAAGAAGGAGATCACGGTCCTACGGCGGAAACTTGCTCACCCACGGGACCTGGGCCGAGATGGGCTGGAGCGgcacagctcctctgccagGGGAGTCCTGCAGTCCCACAACCCCTGCGAAAAGGACCTGCAGACGGACAGTGCTGCCGaagagagcagcagccaggagacTGGCAAAG GTCTGGGTCCCAATTCTTCTTCTACCCCAGCACACGAAGTTGGCAGAAGGACCTCAGTGCTTTTCTCCAAGAAGAACCCTAAAACTGCAGGCCCTCCAAAACGCCCAGGGCGCCCTCCAAAGAATCGAGACAGCCAGATCACCCCTGGGCATGGCAACAGCCCCATCGGGCCCCCCCAGCTCCCAATAATGGTGTCCTCCCAGCGGCAGAGGAAGCGAGGGCGAAGCCCGCGTCCCAGCTCCAGCTCAGACAGTGACAGCGATAAGTCCCCTGAAGATGGTCCCATGG ACCTGCCAGCCAACGGTTTCAGCAGCGGGAACCAGCCAGTGAAGAAGAGCTTCCTGGTGTACCGCAATGACTGCAATCTTCCCCGGAGCAGCTCCGACTCGGagtccagcagcagcagcagcagcagcgccgcCTCGGACCGCACCAG CACAACGCCCTCCaagcagggcagagggaagcCCTCCTTCTCCCGGGTGAACTTCCCAGAGGACAGCAGTGAGGACACATCGGGGACAGAGAACGAGTCCTACTCCGTGGGCACAGGGCGAGGCGTGGGGCACGGCA TGGTGCGCAAGGGCATGGGGCGTGGTGCGGGGTGGCTCTCCGAGGATGAGGATTCCTCCCTGGATGCCCTGGACCTGGTGTGGGCCAAGTGCCGAGGGTACCCCTCCTACCCGGCGCTG ATCATCGACCCCAAGATGCCACGGGAAGGCATGTTCCACCACGGCGTCCCCATCCCCGTGCCCcccttggaggtgttgaagCTGGGGGAGCAGATGACTCAGGAAGCGCGCGAGCACCTCTATCTTGTCCTCTTCTTCGACAACAAGCGCACTTG GTGGCCCCCCGCTCCCCGCAGGCAGTGGTTACCCCGGACGAAGCTGGTGCCTCTGGGGGTGAACCAGGACCTGGACAAGGAGAAGATGCTGGAGGGCCGCAAGTCCAACATCCGCAAGTCGGTGCAGATTGCCTACCACCGCGCCATGCAGCACCGCAACAAGGTGCAGGGCGAGCAGAGCAGCGACTCCAGCGAGAGCGACTGA
- the BRPF1 gene encoding peregrin isoform X6 → MGVDFDVKTFCHNLRATKPPYECPVGTCRKIYKSYSGIEYHLYHYDHDNPPPPQHTPLRKHKKKGRQARAANKQSPNPSETSQSPGREVMTYAQAQRMVEVDLHGRVHRISIFDNLDVVSEDEEVPEEVPENGSNKENTETQSVPPKSGKHKNKEKRKDSNHHHHNASAGTAPKLPEVVYRELEQDTPDAPPRPTSYYRYIEKSAEELDEEVEYDMDEEDYIWLDIMNERRKTEGVSPIPQEIFEYLMDRLEKESYFESHNKGDPNALVDEDAVCCICNDGECQNSNVILFCDMCNLAVHQECYGVPYIPEGQWLCRRCLQSPSRAVDCALCPNKGGAFKQTDDGRWAHVVCALWIPEVCFANTVFLEPIDSIEHIPPARWKLTCYICKQRGSGACIQCHKANCYTAFHVTCAQQAGLYMKMEPVRETGANGTSFSVRKTAYCDIHTPPGSVRRLPALSHSEGEEEEEEEEEEGKGWSSEKVKKAKAKSRIKMKKARKILAEKRAAAPVVSVPCIPPHRLSKITNRLTIQRKSQFMQRLHSYWTLKRQSRNGVPLLRRLQTHLQSQRNCDQRDTEDKNWALKEQLKSWQRLRHDLERARLLVELIRKREKLKRETIKVQQVALEMQLTPFLILLRKTLEQLQEKDTGNIFSEPVPLSEVTEIYEVPDYLDHIKKPMDFQTMKQNLEAYRYLNFDDFEEDFNLIINNCLKYNAKDTIFYRAAIRLREQGGAVLRQARRQAEKMGIDFETGMHFPHCVTVEEAQVQDIEDDVRLLLSENQKHLPLEEQLKILLERLDEVNAGKQSIGRSRRAKMIKKEITVLRRKLAHPRDLGRDGLERHSSSARGVLQSHNPCEKDLQTDSAAEESSSQETGKGLGPNSSSTPAHEVGRRTSVLFSKKNPKTAGPPKRPGRPPKNRDSQITPGHGNSPIGPPQLPIMVSSQRQRKRGRSPRPSSSSDSDSDKSPEDGPMDLPANGFSSGNQPVKKSFLVYRNDCNLPRSSSDSESSSSSSSSAASDRTSTTPSKQGRGKPSFSRVNFPEDSSEDTSGTENESYSVGTGRGVGHGMVRKGMGRGAGWLSEDEDSSLDALDLVWAKCRGYPSYPALIIDPKMPREGMFHHGVPIPVPPLEVLKLGEQMTQEAREHLYLVLFFDNKRTWQWLPRTKLVPLGVNQDLDKEKMLEGRKSNIRKSVQIAYHRAMQHRNKVQGEQSSDSSESD, encoded by the exons ATGGGCGTAGATTTCGACGTGAAGACCTTCTGCCACAACCTGCGCGCCACCAAGCCGCCCTACGAGTGCCCGGTGGGAACCTGCCGCAAGATCTACAAGAGCTACAGCGGGATCGAGTACCACCTGTACCACTATGACCATGACAaccctcccccaccccagcacaCCCCCCTGCGCAAGCACAAGAAGAAGGGGCGCCAGGCTCGCGCCGCCAACAAGCAGTCGCCCAACCCTTCCGAGACTTCCCAGTCACCCGGACGAGAGGTGATGACCTACGCCCAGGCCCAGCGCATGGTGGAGGTGGACTTGCATGGCCGCGTCCATCGCATCAGCATCTTTGATAACCTCGACGTGGTTTCCGAGGATGAGGAGGTTCCCGAGGAGGTGCCAGAGAATGGGAGCAATAAGGAGAACACGGAGACCCAGAGCGTCCCACCCAAATCCGGCAAGCACAAGAACAAGGAGAAGCGTAAGGACTCCAACCACCATCACCACAATGCCTCAGCTGGCACTGCTCCCAAGCTCCCTGAGGTGGTGTACCGGGAGCTGGAGCAGGACACCCCCGACGCCCCACCTCGCCCCACTTCCTACTACAG GTACATTGAAAAGTCAGCAGAAGAGCTGGATGAGGAGGTGGAGTACGACATGGATGAGGAGGATTACATCTGGCTGGACATCATGAATGAGCGGCGGAAGACCGAAGGTGTGAGCCCCATTCCCCAAGAGATCTTTGAGTACCTGATGGACCGGCTGGAGAAGGAGTCCTACTTTGAGAGCCACAACAAGGGGGATCCAAACGCCTTGGTGGATGAGGATGCCGTCTGTTGCATCTGCAATGATGGGGAGTGTCAGAACAGCAATGTCATCCTCTTCTGCGACATGTGCAACCTGGCCGTGCATCAGGAGTGCTATGGGGTGCCCTACATCCCAGAGGGACAGTGGCTCTGCAGACGGTGCCTGCAGTCACCCTCACGAGCCGTGGACTGCGCCCTCTGCCCGAACAAGGGCGGGGCCTTCAAGCAGACGGACGATGGGCGCTGGGCACATGTGGTCTGTGCGCTCTGGATCCCAGAGGTGTGCTTTGCCAACACCGTCTTTCTGGAACCCATCGACAGCATCGAGCACATCCCACCTGCACGATGGAAGCTGACCTGTTACATCTGCAAGCAGCGCGGCTCTGGGGCTTGCATCCAGTGTCACAAAGCCAACTGCTACACCGCCTTCCATGTCACCTGTGCCCAGCAAGCTGGGCTCTACATGAAGATGGAGCCAGTCCGGGAGACAGGAGCCAATGGCACCTCCTTCAGCGTGCGCAAAACCGCCTACTGCGACATCCATACGCCCCCAGGCTCTGTGCGCAGGCTTCCTGCCCTCTCTCACAgtgagggggaagaggaggaggaggaagaagaggaggaagggaaaggctGGAGCTCTGAGAAAGTCAAAAAAGCAAAGGCCAAGTCTAGGATCAAGATGAAGAAGGCACGGAAGATCCTGGCGGAGAAACGAGCTGCAGCGCCTGTGGTTTCTGTGCCCTGCATCCCCCCGCACAG GCTCAGTAAAATCACAAACCGTTTAACCATCCAGAGGAAGAGCCAGTTCATGCAGAGACTGCACAGCTACTGGACTCTGAAGAGGCAGTCCCGCAACGGCGTCCCTTTGCTCCGCCGTCTTCAGACACATTTGCAGTCACAAAGAAACTGCGACCAG AGAGACACTGAGGATAAGAACTGGGCCCTGAAGGAACAGCTGAAGTCATGGCAGCGCCTCCGCCATGACCTAGAGCGTGCACGCTTGCTGGTGGAGCTGATACGCAAGCGGGAGAAGCTCAAGAGAGAGACG ATCAAAGTGCAGCAGGTGGCACTGGAAATGCAGCTGACCcccttcctcatcctcctccgCAAGACACTcgagcagctgcaggagaaagacACGGGCAACATCTTCAGCGAGCCGGTCCCTCTGTCTGAGGTAACAGAAATCTACGAA GTCCCAGACTACCTGGATCACATCAAGAAGCCGATGGATTTtcaaacaatgaaacaaaacctgGAAGCCTATCGCTATCTGAATTTTGATGACTTTGAGGAGGATTTCAACCTGATTATCAACAACTGTTTGAAATACAATGCCAAAGATACAATCTTCTACCGGGCAGCCATCCGTCTGCGGGAGCAGGGAGGCGCTGTTCTCCGGCAGGCTCGCCGACAGGCCGAGAAGATGGGCATTGACTTTGAGACAGGCATGCACTTCCCCCACTGTGTAACAGTGGAAGAGGCTCAGGTCCAAGACATCGAGGATG ACGTACGGCTGCTGCTCTCAGAGAATCAGAAGCACCTTCCCTTGGAGGAGCAACTGAAGATCCTGCTGGAGCGGCTGGATGAGGTCAACGCTGGCAAGCAGAGCATAGGACGGTCCCGCCGGGCCAAGATGATCAAGAAGGAGATCACGGTCCTACGGCGGAAACTTGCTCACCCACGGGACCTGGGCCGAGATGGGCTGGAGCGgcacagctcctctgccagGGGAGTCCTGCAGTCCCACAACCCCTGCGAAAAGGACCTGCAGACGGACAGTGCTGCCGaagagagcagcagccaggagacTGGCAAAG GTCTGGGTCCCAATTCTTCTTCTACCCCAGCACACGAAGTTGGCAGAAGGACCTCAGTGCTTTTCTCCAAGAAGAACCCTAAAACTGCAGGCCCTCCAAAACGCCCAGGGCGCCCTCCAAAGAATCGAGACAGCCAGATCACCCCTGGGCATGGCAACAGCCCCATCGGGCCCCCCCAGCTCCCAATAATGGTGTCCTCCCAGCGGCAGAGGAAGCGAGGGCGAAGCCCGCGTCCCAGCTCCAGCTCAGACAGTGACAGCGATAAGTCCCCTGAAGATGGTCCCATGG ACCTGCCAGCCAACGGTTTCAGCAGCGGGAACCAGCCAGTGAAGAAGAGCTTCCTGGTGTACCGCAATGACTGCAATCTTCCCCGGAGCAGCTCCGACTCGGagtccagcagcagcagcagcagcagcgccgcCTCGGACCGCACCAG CACAACGCCCTCCaagcagggcagagggaagcCCTCCTTCTCCCGGGTGAACTTCCCAGAGGACAGCAGTGAGGACACATCGGGGACAGAGAACGAGTCCTACTCCGTGGGCACAGGGCGAGGCGTGGGGCACGGCA TGGTGCGCAAGGGCATGGGGCGTGGTGCGGGGTGGCTCTCCGAGGATGAGGATTCCTCCCTGGATGCCCTGGACCTGGTGTGGGCCAAGTGCCGAGGGTACCCCTCCTACCCGGCGCTG ATCATCGACCCCAAGATGCCACGGGAAGGCATGTTCCACCACGGCGTCCCCATCCCCGTGCCCcccttggaggtgttgaagCTGGGGGAGCAGATGACTCAGGAAGCGCGCGAGCACCTCTATCTTGTCCTCTTCTTCGACAACAAGCGCACTTG GCAGTGGTTACCCCGGACGAAGCTGGTGCCTCTGGGGGTGAACCAGGACCTGGACAAGGAGAAGATGCTGGAGGGCCGCAAGTCCAACATCCGCAAGTCGGTGCAGATTGCCTACCACCGCGCCATGCAGCACCGCAACAAGGTGCAGGGCGAGCAGAGCAGCGACTCCAGCGAGAGCGACTGA
- the BRPF1 gene encoding peregrin isoform X1 translates to MGVDFDVKTFCHNLRATKPPYECPVGTCRKIYKSYSGIEYHLYHYDHDNPPPPQHTPLRKHKKKGRQARAANKQSPNPSETSQSPGREVMTYAQAQRMVEVDLHGRVHRISIFDNLDVVSEDEEVPEEVPENGSNKENTETQSVPPKSGKHKNKEKRKDSNHHHHNASAGTAPKLPEVVYRELEQDTPDAPPRPTSYYRYIEKSAEELDEEVEYDMDEEDYIWLDIMNERRKTEGVSPIPQEIFEYLMDRLEKESYFESHNKGDPNALVDEDAVCCICNDGECQNSNVILFCDMCNLAVHQECYGVPYIPEGQWLCRRCLQSPSRAVDCALCPNKGGAFKQTDDGRWAHVVCALWIPEVCFANTVFLEPIDSIEHIPPARWKLTCYICKQRGSGACIQCHKANCYTAFHVTCAQQAGLYMKMEPVRETGANGTSFSVRKTAYCDIHTPPGSVRRLPALSHSEGEEEEEEEEEEGKGWSSEKVKKAKAKSRIKMKKARKILAEKRAAAPVVSVPCIPPHRLSKITNRLTIQRKSQFMQRLHSYWTLKRQSRNGVPLLRRLQTHLQSQRNCDQRDTEDKNWALKEQLKSWQRLRHDLERARLLVELIRKREKLKRETIKVQQVALEMQLTPFLILLRKTLEQLQEKDTGNIFSEPVPLSEVTEIYEVPDYLDHIKKPMDFQTMKQNLEAYRYLNFDDFEEDFNLIINNCLKYNAKDTIFYRAAIRLREQGGAVLRQARRQAEKMGIDFETGMHFPHCVTVEEAQVQDIEDEDVRLLLSENQKHLPLEEQLKILLERLDEVNAGKQSIGRSRRAKMIKKEITVLRRKLAHPRDLGRDGLERHSSSARGVLQSHNPCEKDLQTDSAAEESSSQETGKGLGPNSSSTPAHEVGRRTSVLFSKKNPKTAGPPKRPGRPPKNRDSQITPGHGNSPIGPPQLPIMVSSQRQRKRGRSPRPSSSSDSDSDKSPEDGPMDLPANGFSSGNQPVKKSFLVYRNDCNLPRSSSDSESSSSSSSSAASDRTSTTPSKQGRGKPSFSRVNFPEDSSEDTSGTENESYSVGTGRGVGHGMVRKGMGRGAGWLSEDEDSSLDALDLVWAKCRGYPSYPALIIDPKMPREGMFHHGVPIPVPPLEVLKLGEQMTQEAREHLYLVLFFDNKRTWWPPAPRRQWLPRTKLVPLGVNQDLDKEKMLEGRKSNIRKSVQIAYHRAMQHRNKVQGEQSSDSSESD, encoded by the exons ATGGGCGTAGATTTCGACGTGAAGACCTTCTGCCACAACCTGCGCGCCACCAAGCCGCCCTACGAGTGCCCGGTGGGAACCTGCCGCAAGATCTACAAGAGCTACAGCGGGATCGAGTACCACCTGTACCACTATGACCATGACAaccctcccccaccccagcacaCCCCCCTGCGCAAGCACAAGAAGAAGGGGCGCCAGGCTCGCGCCGCCAACAAGCAGTCGCCCAACCCTTCCGAGACTTCCCAGTCACCCGGACGAGAGGTGATGACCTACGCCCAGGCCCAGCGCATGGTGGAGGTGGACTTGCATGGCCGCGTCCATCGCATCAGCATCTTTGATAACCTCGACGTGGTTTCCGAGGATGAGGAGGTTCCCGAGGAGGTGCCAGAGAATGGGAGCAATAAGGAGAACACGGAGACCCAGAGCGTCCCACCCAAATCCGGCAAGCACAAGAACAAGGAGAAGCGTAAGGACTCCAACCACCATCACCACAATGCCTCAGCTGGCACTGCTCCCAAGCTCCCTGAGGTGGTGTACCGGGAGCTGGAGCAGGACACCCCCGACGCCCCACCTCGCCCCACTTCCTACTACAG GTACATTGAAAAGTCAGCAGAAGAGCTGGATGAGGAGGTGGAGTACGACATGGATGAGGAGGATTACATCTGGCTGGACATCATGAATGAGCGGCGGAAGACCGAAGGTGTGAGCCCCATTCCCCAAGAGATCTTTGAGTACCTGATGGACCGGCTGGAGAAGGAGTCCTACTTTGAGAGCCACAACAAGGGGGATCCAAACGCCTTGGTGGATGAGGATGCCGTCTGTTGCATCTGCAATGATGGGGAGTGTCAGAACAGCAATGTCATCCTCTTCTGCGACATGTGCAACCTGGCCGTGCATCAGGAGTGCTATGGGGTGCCCTACATCCCAGAGGGACAGTGGCTCTGCAGACGGTGCCTGCAGTCACCCTCACGAGCCGTGGACTGCGCCCTCTGCCCGAACAAGGGCGGGGCCTTCAAGCAGACGGACGATGGGCGCTGGGCACATGTGGTCTGTGCGCTCTGGATCCCAGAGGTGTGCTTTGCCAACACCGTCTTTCTGGAACCCATCGACAGCATCGAGCACATCCCACCTGCACGATGGAAGCTGACCTGTTACATCTGCAAGCAGCGCGGCTCTGGGGCTTGCATCCAGTGTCACAAAGCCAACTGCTACACCGCCTTCCATGTCACCTGTGCCCAGCAAGCTGGGCTCTACATGAAGATGGAGCCAGTCCGGGAGACAGGAGCCAATGGCACCTCCTTCAGCGTGCGCAAAACCGCCTACTGCGACATCCATACGCCCCCAGGCTCTGTGCGCAGGCTTCCTGCCCTCTCTCACAgtgagggggaagaggaggaggaggaagaagaggaggaagggaaaggctGGAGCTCTGAGAAAGTCAAAAAAGCAAAGGCCAAGTCTAGGATCAAGATGAAGAAGGCACGGAAGATCCTGGCGGAGAAACGAGCTGCAGCGCCTGTGGTTTCTGTGCCCTGCATCCCCCCGCACAG GCTCAGTAAAATCACAAACCGTTTAACCATCCAGAGGAAGAGCCAGTTCATGCAGAGACTGCACAGCTACTGGACTCTGAAGAGGCAGTCCCGCAACGGCGTCCCTTTGCTCCGCCGTCTTCAGACACATTTGCAGTCACAAAGAAACTGCGACCAG AGAGACACTGAGGATAAGAACTGGGCCCTGAAGGAACAGCTGAAGTCATGGCAGCGCCTCCGCCATGACCTAGAGCGTGCACGCTTGCTGGTGGAGCTGATACGCAAGCGGGAGAAGCTCAAGAGAGAGACG ATCAAAGTGCAGCAGGTGGCACTGGAAATGCAGCTGACCcccttcctcatcctcctccgCAAGACACTcgagcagctgcaggagaaagacACGGGCAACATCTTCAGCGAGCCGGTCCCTCTGTCTGAGGTAACAGAAATCTACGAA GTCCCAGACTACCTGGATCACATCAAGAAGCCGATGGATTTtcaaacaatgaaacaaaacctgGAAGCCTATCGCTATCTGAATTTTGATGACTTTGAGGAGGATTTCAACCTGATTATCAACAACTGTTTGAAATACAATGCCAAAGATACAATCTTCTACCGGGCAGCCATCCGTCTGCGGGAGCAGGGAGGCGCTGTTCTCCGGCAGGCTCGCCGACAGGCCGAGAAGATGGGCATTGACTTTGAGACAGGCATGCACTTCCCCCACTGTGTAACAGTGGAAGAGGCTCAGGTCCAAGACATCGAGGATG AAGACGTACGGCTGCTGCTCTCAGAGAATCAGAAGCACCTTCCCTTGGAGGAGCAACTGAAGATCCTGCTGGAGCGGCTGGATGAGGTCAACGCTGGCAAGCAGAGCATAGGACGGTCCCGCCGGGCCAAGATGATCAAGAAGGAGATCACGGTCCTACGGCGGAAACTTGCTCACCCACGGGACCTGGGCCGAGATGGGCTGGAGCGgcacagctcctctgccagGGGAGTCCTGCAGTCCCACAACCCCTGCGAAAAGGACCTGCAGACGGACAGTGCTGCCGaagagagcagcagccaggagacTGGCAAAG GTCTGGGTCCCAATTCTTCTTCTACCCCAGCACACGAAGTTGGCAGAAGGACCTCAGTGCTTTTCTCCAAGAAGAACCCTAAAACTGCAGGCCCTCCAAAACGCCCAGGGCGCCCTCCAAAGAATCGAGACAGCCAGATCACCCCTGGGCATGGCAACAGCCCCATCGGGCCCCCCCAGCTCCCAATAATGGTGTCCTCCCAGCGGCAGAGGAAGCGAGGGCGAAGCCCGCGTCCCAGCTCCAGCTCAGACAGTGACAGCGATAAGTCCCCTGAAGATGGTCCCATGG ACCTGCCAGCCAACGGTTTCAGCAGCGGGAACCAGCCAGTGAAGAAGAGCTTCCTGGTGTACCGCAATGACTGCAATCTTCCCCGGAGCAGCTCCGACTCGGagtccagcagcagcagcagcagcagcgccgcCTCGGACCGCACCAG CACAACGCCCTCCaagcagggcagagggaagcCCTCCTTCTCCCGGGTGAACTTCCCAGAGGACAGCAGTGAGGACACATCGGGGACAGAGAACGAGTCCTACTCCGTGGGCACAGGGCGAGGCGTGGGGCACGGCA TGGTGCGCAAGGGCATGGGGCGTGGTGCGGGGTGGCTCTCCGAGGATGAGGATTCCTCCCTGGATGCCCTGGACCTGGTGTGGGCCAAGTGCCGAGGGTACCCCTCCTACCCGGCGCTG ATCATCGACCCCAAGATGCCACGGGAAGGCATGTTCCACCACGGCGTCCCCATCCCCGTGCCCcccttggaggtgttgaagCTGGGGGAGCAGATGACTCAGGAAGCGCGCGAGCACCTCTATCTTGTCCTCTTCTTCGACAACAAGCGCACTTG GTGGCCCCCCGCTCCCCGCAGGCAGTGGTTACCCCGGACGAAGCTGGTGCCTCTGGGGGTGAACCAGGACCTGGACAAGGAGAAGATGCTGGAGGGCCGCAAGTCCAACATCCGCAAGTCGGTGCAGATTGCCTACCACCGCGCCATGCAGCACCGCAACAAGGTGCAGGGCGAGCAGAGCAGCGACTCCAGCGAGAGCGACTGA